A stretch of the Peromyscus leucopus breed LL Stock chromosome 10, UCI_PerLeu_2.1, whole genome shotgun sequence genome encodes the following:
- the Nup54 gene encoding nucleoporin p54 isoform X1, with the protein MAFNFGAPSGTSGTSAATAAPAGFGGLETANSTATGFNFGGFGLTANPAVNFNIGNFGVSTTSATPFNFGNSLTSAGGFGGFGTTTTSTGSAFSFSAPTNTGSTGLLGGTQNKGFGFGTGFGTATGTGTGLGTGLGTGLGFGGFNTQPQQQQTTLGGLFSQPAQAPAQSNQLINTASALSAPTLLGDERDAILAKWNQLQAFWGTGKGYFNNNIPPVEFTQENPFCRFKAVGYSCMPNNKDEDGLVVLVFNKKEADIRSQQQQLVESLHKVLGGNQTLTVNVEGIKTLPDDQTEVVIYVVERSPNGTSRRVPATTLYAHFEQANIKTQLQQLGVTLSMTRTELSPAQIKQLLQNPPAGVDPIIWEQAKVDNPDSEKLIPVPMVGFKELLRRLKVQDQMTKQHQTRLDIISEDISELQKNQTTTMAKIAQYKRKLMDLSHRTLQVLIRQEIQRKSGYAIQADEEQLRVQLDTIQGELNAPTQFKGRLNELMSQIRMQNHFGAVKSEERYYIDADLLREIKQHLKQQQEGLSHLISIIKDDLEDIKLVEHGLSETIHSRGAVFS; encoded by the exons ATGGCTTTCAATTTTGGTGCTCCTTCGGGCACCTCCGGCACCTCTGCAGCTACCGCGGCACCCGCGG GATTTGGTGGGCTTGAGACTGCCAACTCCACCGCCACTGGGTTTAATTTTGGGGGTTTCGGATTAACTGCTAACCCCGCAGTGAACTTTAATATTGGGAATTTCGGTGTTTCTACCACCTCGGCGACTCCGTTCAATTTTGGTAACAGTCTGACGAGTGCAG GTGGGTTTGGAGGCTTTGGAACAACCACTACAAGTACAGGCTCTGCATTCAGCTTCTCTGCCCCAACAAACACAGGCAGTACAG GCCTTCTCGGTGGCACCCAGAACAAAGGTTTTGGCTTCGGGACTGGTTTTGGCACAGCGACGGGAACTGGTACTGGTTTAGGTACTGGTTTGGGAACCGGCCTGGGATTTGGAGGATTTAATACACAGCCGCAGCAGCAGCAAACTA CTCTGGGCGGGCTCTTCAGTCAGCCTGCACAAGCTCCCGCCCAGTCCAACCAGCTCATCAACACTGCCAGTGCTCTTTCCGCCCCGACGTTACTGGGAGATGAGAGAGATGCCATCTTGGCCAAGTGGAACCAGCTTCAGGCCTTCTGGGGAACAGGAAAAGGGTATTTCAACAACAATATTCCTCCCGTGGAGTTTACACAGGAAAACCCCTTCTGCCGATTTAAG GCTGTAGGTTATAGTTGTATGCCCAATAATAAAGATGAAGACGGACTAGTGGTTTTAGTTTTCAACAAAAAAGAAGCCGATATTAGAAGCCAGCAACAGCAGCTGGTAGAATCCTTGCATAAGGTTTTGGGCGGAAACCAGACTCTTACTGTCAATGTGGAGGGCATTAAGACACTGCCAGATGATCA GACAGAAGTTGTCATTTATGTCGTTGAACGGTCTCCAAATGGCACCTCGAGAAGGGTCCCAGCGACAACACTGTATGCCCACTTTGAGCAGGCCAACATCAAAACACAGCTGCAGCAGCTCGGGGTGACACTTTCCATGACCCGAACGGAACTGTCCCCTGCGCAGATCAAACAGCTCCTGCAGAACCCTCCTGCTG GTGTTGATCCTATTATTTGGGAACAAGCCAAGGTGGATAACCCCGATTCTGAAAA ATTAATCCCTGTGCCGATGGTGGGTTTCAAAGAGCTGCTTCGAAGACTGAAGGTTCAAGACCAGATGACTAAGCAGCATCAGACCAGATTAGAT ATCATATCTGAAGATATTAGTGAACTACAAAAGAATCAAACTACAACTATGGCCAAAATAGCACAATACAAGCGAAAACTCATGGACCTCTCTCACAGGACCTTACAG GTTCTAATCAGACAGGAAATCCAGAGGAAGAGTGGCTACGCCATCCAGGCTGATGAAGAGCAGTTGCGGGTCCAGCTAGATACCATCCAGGGTGAACTCAATGCACCTACTCAGTTCAAA GGTCGCCTAAATGAACTGATGTCCCAGATCAGGATGCAGAATCATTTTGGAGCTGTGAAATCTGAAGAAAGGTATTACATAGATGCAGACCTCTTAAGAGAAATCAAGCAG CATTTGAAACAGCAACAGGAAGGCCTCAGCCACTTGATCAGCATCATAAAGGATGACCTAGAAGACATAAAACTGGTAGAACATGGGTTGAGTGAAACCATCCACAGCAGAGGTGCTGTCTTTAGCTGA
- the Nup54 gene encoding nucleoporin p54 isoform X2 has protein sequence MAFNFGAPSGTSGTSAATAAPAGGFGGFGTTTTSTGSAFSFSAPTNTGSTGLLGGTQNKGFGFGTGFGTATGTGTGLGTGLGTGLGFGGFNTQPQQQQTTLGGLFSQPAQAPAQSNQLINTASALSAPTLLGDERDAILAKWNQLQAFWGTGKGYFNNNIPPVEFTQENPFCRFKAVGYSCMPNNKDEDGLVVLVFNKKEADIRSQQQQLVESLHKVLGGNQTLTVNVEGIKTLPDDQTEVVIYVVERSPNGTSRRVPATTLYAHFEQANIKTQLQQLGVTLSMTRTELSPAQIKQLLQNPPAGVDPIIWEQAKVDNPDSEKLIPVPMVGFKELLRRLKVQDQMTKQHQTRLDIISEDISELQKNQTTTMAKIAQYKRKLMDLSHRTLQVLIRQEIQRKSGYAIQADEEQLRVQLDTIQGELNAPTQFKGRLNELMSQIRMQNHFGAVKSEERYYIDADLLREIKQHLKQQQEGLSHLISIIKDDLEDIKLVEHGLSETIHSRGAVFS, from the exons ATGGCTTTCAATTTTGGTGCTCCTTCGGGCACCTCCGGCACCTCTGCAGCTACCGCGGCACCCGCGG GTGGGTTTGGAGGCTTTGGAACAACCACTACAAGTACAGGCTCTGCATTCAGCTTCTCTGCCCCAACAAACACAGGCAGTACAG GCCTTCTCGGTGGCACCCAGAACAAAGGTTTTGGCTTCGGGACTGGTTTTGGCACAGCGACGGGAACTGGTACTGGTTTAGGTACTGGTTTGGGAACCGGCCTGGGATTTGGAGGATTTAATACACAGCCGCAGCAGCAGCAAACTA CTCTGGGCGGGCTCTTCAGTCAGCCTGCACAAGCTCCCGCCCAGTCCAACCAGCTCATCAACACTGCCAGTGCTCTTTCCGCCCCGACGTTACTGGGAGATGAGAGAGATGCCATCTTGGCCAAGTGGAACCAGCTTCAGGCCTTCTGGGGAACAGGAAAAGGGTATTTCAACAACAATATTCCTCCCGTGGAGTTTACACAGGAAAACCCCTTCTGCCGATTTAAG GCTGTAGGTTATAGTTGTATGCCCAATAATAAAGATGAAGACGGACTAGTGGTTTTAGTTTTCAACAAAAAAGAAGCCGATATTAGAAGCCAGCAACAGCAGCTGGTAGAATCCTTGCATAAGGTTTTGGGCGGAAACCAGACTCTTACTGTCAATGTGGAGGGCATTAAGACACTGCCAGATGATCA GACAGAAGTTGTCATTTATGTCGTTGAACGGTCTCCAAATGGCACCTCGAGAAGGGTCCCAGCGACAACACTGTATGCCCACTTTGAGCAGGCCAACATCAAAACACAGCTGCAGCAGCTCGGGGTGACACTTTCCATGACCCGAACGGAACTGTCCCCTGCGCAGATCAAACAGCTCCTGCAGAACCCTCCTGCTG GTGTTGATCCTATTATTTGGGAACAAGCCAAGGTGGATAACCCCGATTCTGAAAA ATTAATCCCTGTGCCGATGGTGGGTTTCAAAGAGCTGCTTCGAAGACTGAAGGTTCAAGACCAGATGACTAAGCAGCATCAGACCAGATTAGAT ATCATATCTGAAGATATTAGTGAACTACAAAAGAATCAAACTACAACTATGGCCAAAATAGCACAATACAAGCGAAAACTCATGGACCTCTCTCACAGGACCTTACAG GTTCTAATCAGACAGGAAATCCAGAGGAAGAGTGGCTACGCCATCCAGGCTGATGAAGAGCAGTTGCGGGTCCAGCTAGATACCATCCAGGGTGAACTCAATGCACCTACTCAGTTCAAA GGTCGCCTAAATGAACTGATGTCCCAGATCAGGATGCAGAATCATTTTGGAGCTGTGAAATCTGAAGAAAGGTATTACATAGATGCAGACCTCTTAAGAGAAATCAAGCAG CATTTGAAACAGCAACAGGAAGGCCTCAGCCACTTGATCAGCATCATAAAGGATGACCTAGAAGACATAAAACTGGTAGAACATGGGTTGAGTGAAACCATCCACAGCAGAGGTGCTGTCTTTAGCTGA